One Bufo gargarizans isolate SCDJY-AF-19 chromosome 4, ASM1485885v1, whole genome shotgun sequence DNA window includes the following coding sequences:
- the LOC122935334 gene encoding histone-binding protein N1/N2-like, which translates to AEPVDGAYVDTEAKRLVAMSSQDLVIKDVPSAVSAFQEARSLLEKKYQETNDPYADGVYYCEMALLEPKQMGNKILGEPLEGLPEEDKSGEDPDVPKSSNLDEKEEELRRQRYDAMSVEDEKANKVNGETEAEEAKAEVLKWEKSSDVPETKDKAEERSAEVGRL; encoded by the coding sequence gctgaaccagttgatggggcttaTGTGGATACAGAAGCCAAGAGACTCGTAGCAAtgagtagccaggacctggtcatAAAAGATGTTCCCTCTGCCGTCAGTGCCTTCCAGGAAGCCAGAAGTCTGCTGGAGAAGAAATACCAGGAGACAAACGACCCGTATGCAGATGGTGTCTACTACTGTGAGATGGCTCTCCTAGAGCCTAAACAAATGGGGAACAAAATCCTGGGTGAACCTTTAGAGGGATTGCCAGAAGAGGACAAGTCTGGTGAAGATCCCGATGTCCCCAAGAGctccaaccttgatgagaaagaggaggagttaaGAAGGCAAAGATATGATGCAATGTccgtggaggatgagaaggctaataaagtgaatggagaaaCAGAGGCCGAAGAAGCTAAGGCCGAGGTCTTGAAGTGGGAGAAATCCTCGGATGTTCCAGAGACCAAGGATAAGGCTGAAGAGAGGTCTGCCGAAGTGGGAAGACTCTGA